A section of the Stenotrophomonas sp. 364 genome encodes:
- a CDS encoding VIT family protein: MSRSRHPEVHRSDRAGWLRAAVLGANDGIVSVAGLVVGIAASGASATTILATGIAGTVAGAMSMAAGEYVSVQSQVDTEHADLAVEKRELHEDPHSELEELAAIYRQRGLTPDLAHQVAVQLTAHDALAAHARDELGITEELRARPLQAAMASAGAFICGAALPVLTALLAPHVYVAQVTTAATLVGLGLTGAMAARAGGASPLRGAVRVMFWGALAVAAAALIGQLFDTAH, encoded by the coding sequence ATGAGCCGATCCCGACACCCCGAAGTACATCGCTCCGACCGCGCGGGCTGGCTGCGGGCCGCCGTGCTGGGCGCCAATGACGGCATCGTCTCGGTGGCCGGGCTGGTGGTCGGCATTGCCGCCAGCGGTGCCAGTGCCACCACGATACTGGCCACCGGCATCGCCGGCACCGTGGCCGGGGCCATGTCGATGGCGGCCGGCGAGTATGTGTCGGTGCAGTCGCAGGTCGATACCGAGCATGCCGACCTGGCGGTGGAGAAACGCGAGCTGCATGAAGACCCGCACAGCGAGCTGGAGGAACTGGCGGCCATTTACCGGCAGCGCGGCCTGACCCCCGACCTGGCCCACCAGGTGGCGGTGCAGTTGACCGCCCATGATGCCCTGGCCGCGCATGCGCGCGACGAGCTGGGCATCACCGAAGAACTGCGCGCACGCCCGCTGCAGGCCGCGATGGCCTCGGCCGGTGCCTTCATCTGCGGCGCGGCGCTGCCGGTGCTGACCGCACTGCTGGCCCCGCATGTGTACGTTGCACAGGTCACCACCGCCGCCACCCTGGTCGGCCTCGGCCTCACCGGTGCGATGGCCGCGCGTGCCGGGGGCGCATCGCCCCTGCGCGGCGCGGTGCGGGTAATGTTCTGGGGCGCACTGGCGGTGGCGGCCGCAGCACTCATCGGCCAGTTGTTCGATACTGCGCACTGA
- a CDS encoding S-(hydroxymethyl)glutathione dehydrogenase/class III alcohol dehydrogenase, producing MKSRAAVAFGPGQPLKIVEIDVAPPKKGEVLVKITHTGVCHTDAFTLSGDDPEGLFPAVLGHEGAGIVVEVGEGVTSVAPGDHVIPLYTAECGECLFCTSGKTNLCVAVRATQGKGVMPDGTTRFSYNGEPIYHYMGCSTFSEYTVVAEVSLAKINPEANPEHVCLLGCGVTTGIGAVHNTAKVQEGDSVAVFGLGGIGLAVIQGARQAKAGRIFAIDTNPSKFDLAKQFGATDCVNPKDFDKPIQQVIVEMTTWGVDHTFECIGNVNVMRAALECAHRGWGQSVIIGVAGSGQEISTRPFQLVTGRSWKGTAFGGVKGRSQLPGMVEDAMKGDIELAPFVTHTMDLEQINEAFELMHEGKSIRSVVHY from the coding sequence ATGAAATCCCGTGCCGCTGTAGCGTTTGGTCCCGGCCAGCCGTTGAAGATCGTCGAGATCGACGTCGCCCCGCCGAAGAAGGGCGAAGTGCTGGTCAAGATCACCCATACCGGTGTCTGCCATACCGATGCGTTCACCCTGTCCGGCGATGATCCCGAAGGCCTGTTCCCGGCCGTGCTGGGCCATGAAGGCGCCGGCATCGTGGTGGAAGTGGGCGAGGGCGTCACCAGCGTCGCGCCGGGCGACCACGTCATTCCGCTGTACACCGCCGAATGCGGTGAGTGCCTGTTCTGTACCTCGGGCAAGACCAACCTGTGCGTGGCCGTACGCGCCACGCAGGGCAAGGGCGTGATGCCCGATGGCACCACCCGCTTCAGCTACAACGGCGAGCCGATCTACCACTACATGGGCTGCTCGACCTTCAGCGAGTACACCGTGGTGGCCGAGGTCTCGCTGGCCAAGATCAACCCCGAGGCGAATCCGGAGCACGTGTGCCTGCTGGGCTGCGGCGTCACCACCGGCATCGGTGCGGTGCACAACACCGCCAAGGTGCAGGAAGGCGATTCGGTGGCGGTGTTCGGGCTGGGCGGCATCGGCCTGGCGGTGATCCAGGGCGCGCGCCAGGCCAAGGCCGGCCGCATCTTCGCCATCGACACCAACCCGTCCAAGTTCGACCTGGCCAAGCAGTTCGGTGCCACCGACTGCGTCAACCCGAAGGACTTCGACAAGCCGATCCAGCAGGTCATCGTGGAGATGACCACCTGGGGCGTGGACCACACCTTCGAGTGCATCGGCAACGTCAACGTGATGCGTGCGGCACTGGAATGCGCGCACCGTGGCTGGGGCCAGTCGGTGATCATCGGCGTGGCCGGCTCCGGTCAGGAAATCTCGACCCGTCCGTTCCAGCTGGTCACCGGCCGCTCGTGGAAGGGCACCGCCTTCGGCGGCGTGAAGGGCCGCAGCCAGCTGCCGGGCATGGTCGAAGACGCCATGAAGGGCGACATCGAACTGGCGCCGTTCGTCACCCACACCATGGACCTGGAGCAGATCAACGAGGCCTTCGAGCTGATGCACGAAGGCAAGTCGATCCGCTCGGTGGTGCATTACTGA
- a CDS encoding DUF4240 domain-containing protein codes for MDRHAFWTLIEQARQDAPSPDAVPALLTRRLAAQDADAILRWCGYFQIYHALSCKSRLWAAAYIITDGCSDDGFDYFRGWLIGQGQACFLGALRDPDSLAGHPLGATPAEGEDMLVVGANAWFQRRGMAPDYAALAEAMRAHAPSAADHAALMATIHYAADIDAPWDDVDGDVEALVPRLAARFG; via the coding sequence ATGGACCGCCACGCATTCTGGACCCTCATCGAGCAGGCCCGGCAGGACGCCCCGTCGCCGGACGCCGTGCCCGCGCTGCTGACCCGCCGCCTGGCCGCACAGGACGCCGATGCCATCCTCCGCTGGTGCGGGTATTTCCAGATTTACCATGCCCTGTCATGCAAGAGCCGGTTGTGGGCGGCGGCCTACATCATCACCGACGGCTGCAGCGACGATGGCTTCGATTACTTCCGCGGCTGGCTGATCGGGCAGGGTCAGGCGTGTTTCCTCGGCGCACTGCGCGACCCCGATTCCCTGGCCGGCCATCCGCTGGGCGCCACGCCGGCCGAGGGTGAAGACATGCTCGTGGTGGGCGCCAATGCCTGGTTCCAGCGCAGGGGCATGGCGCCGGACTACGCGGCCCTCGCCGAGGCGATGCGCGCGCACGCGCCGAGTGCAGCCGACCACGCCGCGCTCATGGCCACCATCCACTACGCCGCCGATATCGATGCGCCGTGGGACGACGTCGATGGCGACGTGGAGGCGCTGGTGCCGCGGTTGGCGGCGCGGTTCGGCTGA
- a CDS encoding alkene reductase: protein MTALLFQPYDLAGTPLRNRIAMAPMTRARNPGTVANALTAQYYRQRASAGLIISEGTPVSAQGQGYIDVPGMWSAEQVEGWKHVTAAVHAEHGAIFAQLWHVGRMSHASLQPDGGQPVSAGTRPVASNPKNTSFVYHEDGSRGHADPTPPRALRTDELPGIVDDFARAADNAIAAGFDGIELHAANGYLFEQFLNPVTNDRTDGYGGTLQNRARLILETVDAMAARIGAHRVGVRLAPNNLQFDMPEYVGNEAAYLYLAQELGKRGLAYVHLNDNHARGVSVLSEAFLRTFKQSYGGTLILAGSLTRERALRLVDEGIIDLAAFGQPFIANPDLVARLENDVALAVPDRATYYGGGVEGYTDYPVAR from the coding sequence ATGACCGCCCTGCTCTTCCAGCCCTACGACCTCGCCGGTACCCCCCTGCGCAACCGCATCGCGATGGCGCCGATGACCCGCGCACGCAACCCCGGCACCGTGGCCAACGCCCTCACCGCGCAGTACTACCGGCAGCGCGCCAGTGCCGGGCTGATCATCAGCGAAGGCACCCCGGTGTCGGCGCAGGGCCAGGGCTACATCGACGTGCCGGGCATGTGGTCGGCCGAACAGGTGGAAGGTTGGAAGCACGTCACCGCGGCCGTGCATGCCGAGCACGGCGCGATCTTCGCCCAGCTCTGGCACGTGGGCCGCATGTCGCACGCCTCGCTGCAGCCCGACGGCGGCCAGCCGGTCAGCGCGGGCACCCGCCCGGTGGCCAGCAACCCGAAGAACACCTCGTTCGTGTACCACGAAGATGGCAGCCGGGGCCACGCCGATCCGACCCCGCCGCGCGCGCTGCGCACCGACGAACTGCCCGGCATCGTGGACGACTTCGCGCGCGCGGCCGACAACGCGATCGCCGCCGGTTTCGATGGCATCGAACTGCACGCGGCCAACGGCTACCTGTTCGAACAGTTCCTCAACCCGGTCACCAATGATCGCACCGACGGGTACGGAGGCACGCTGCAGAACCGCGCGCGTCTGATCCTGGAGACCGTCGATGCGATGGCGGCGCGGATCGGGGCGCACCGCGTCGGCGTGCGGCTGGCACCGAACAACCTGCAGTTCGACATGCCCGAGTACGTCGGCAACGAAGCGGCCTACCTGTACCTGGCGCAGGAACTGGGCAAGCGCGGCCTGGCCTACGTGCACCTCAACGACAACCACGCGCGCGGTGTGTCGGTGCTGAGCGAGGCGTTCCTGCGCACGTTCAAGCAGAGCTACGGCGGCACCCTGATCCTGGCCGGCAGCCTCACCCGCGAGCGCGCGCTGCGGCTGGTGGACGAGGGCATCATCGACCTGGCCGCGTTCGGCCAGCCGTTCATTGCCAACCCGGATCTGGTGGCGCGGCTGGAGAACGACGTGGCATTGGCGGTGCCGGATCGGGCCACGTATTACGGCGGTGGGGTGGAGGGGTATACCGATTACCCGGTTGCCCGCTGA
- a CDS encoding LysR family transcriptional regulator, with product MATDNLTHLAAFAAVARHRSFRKAGAELALSTSAVSYAIRALEERLGVGLFHRTTRSVALTEAGQRLLERLQPALDQVHDALEEMNHFRAAPAGLLRINATRAAVQTQLGPRLARFLQAHADVRIELAQDDGLVDIVAKGFDAGVRLHESVPEDMVAVPLGPPLRGLIVGAPSYLQRRGVPAHPRELAQHECVRFRFASGHLYKWQFERDGQELEVDVPGRLTLGDQHTILQAVIDGLGLAYVLEDAARPFLNDGRLVAVLEDWSEPFPGFVLYYPRQRQMSSALRAFVDMVRDTAA from the coding sequence ATGGCCACTGATAATTTGACCCATCTGGCCGCCTTCGCGGCCGTGGCCCGCCACCGCAGCTTCCGCAAGGCCGGTGCCGAGCTGGCCCTGTCCACCTCGGCGGTGAGCTATGCGATCCGCGCGCTGGAAGAGCGGCTGGGGGTGGGCCTGTTCCATCGCACCACCCGCAGCGTGGCCCTCACCGAGGCCGGCCAGCGCCTGCTCGAACGGCTGCAGCCGGCATTGGATCAGGTACATGACGCGCTGGAGGAAATGAATCACTTCCGCGCCGCCCCGGCCGGGCTGCTGCGCATCAATGCCACCCGCGCCGCCGTGCAGACCCAGCTGGGCCCGCGTCTGGCGCGGTTCCTGCAGGCCCATGCGGATGTGCGCATTGAACTGGCGCAGGACGATGGGCTGGTGGATATCGTCGCCAAGGGTTTCGATGCCGGCGTGCGCCTGCACGAGTCGGTGCCCGAAGACATGGTGGCGGTGCCGCTGGGCCCGCCGTTGCGCGGCCTGATCGTGGGCGCGCCGTCCTACCTGCAGCGCCGCGGCGTTCCAGCGCATCCGCGCGAACTGGCGCAGCATGAGTGCGTGCGCTTCCGTTTCGCCAGTGGCCATCTGTACAAGTGGCAGTTCGAACGCGACGGCCAGGAGCTGGAGGTGGACGTACCCGGCCGGCTCACCCTGGGCGACCAGCACACCATCCTGCAGGCCGTGATCGACGGGCTTGGCCTGGCCTACGTGCTGGAAGACGCCGCGCGCCCGTTCCTGAACGATGGCCGCCTGGTGGCAGTGCTGGAGGACTGGAGCGAACCATTCCCCGGCTTCGTGCTGTATTACCCGCGGCAACGGCAGATGTCGTCGGCGCTGCGCGCGTTCGTGGACATGGTGCGCGACACCGCCGCCTAG
- a CDS encoding glutamate--cysteine ligase → MSSPSHVAETPITDRNELVATLASGEKPKAQWRIGTEHEKFGFRLDDLRPPTFDGDRGIEALLNGLTRFGWDPVQEDGRTIALLRDNASVTLEPAGQLELSGAAVETIHQTCVETGTHLNEVAQVAGELQLGFLGMGFQPKWARDEMPWMPKGRYKIMREYMPKVGTLGLDMMTRTCTVQVNLDYATEADMVKKFRVSLALQPIATALFADSPFTEGAPNGYQSYRSHIWTDTDNDRTGMLDFVFEDGFGYERYVDYLLDVPMYFSYRDGKYNDASGQSFRDFMVGKLPVLPGQLPTLRDWSDHMTTAFPEVRLKKYLEMRGADAGPWSRLCALPAFWVGLLYDDAALDAAWDLVRDFSLVERNVLRDGVPKHGLKLPFRNGTVLDLSREALKIAVAGLKRRAARNADGQDESKFLDVLQEIVDSGLTPADRKLALFHGEWGGNIDPVFKEFAY, encoded by the coding sequence TTGTCGAGCCCCAGCCACGTCGCCGAGACGCCGATCACCGACCGAAATGAACTGGTCGCCACGTTGGCCTCCGGCGAAAAGCCCAAGGCGCAGTGGCGCATCGGCACCGAACACGAGAAGTTCGGCTTCCGCCTGGACGACCTGCGCCCGCCCACCTTCGACGGCGACCGCGGCATCGAAGCCCTGCTCAACGGCCTGACCCGCTTCGGCTGGGATCCGGTGCAGGAAGACGGCCGCACCATCGCGCTGCTGCGCGACAACGCTTCGGTGACGCTGGAACCGGCCGGGCAGCTGGAACTGTCCGGCGCGGCGGTGGAAACCATTCACCAGACCTGCGTGGAAACCGGCACCCACCTCAATGAAGTGGCGCAGGTGGCCGGCGAACTGCAGCTGGGTTTCCTGGGCATGGGCTTCCAGCCCAAGTGGGCCCGCGATGAAATGCCGTGGATGCCCAAGGGGCGCTACAAGATCATGCGCGAGTACATGCCCAAGGTCGGCACGCTGGGCCTGGACATGATGACCCGCACCTGCACGGTGCAGGTCAACCTGGACTACGCCACCGAAGCGGACATGGTGAAGAAGTTCCGCGTGTCGCTGGCGTTGCAGCCGATCGCCACCGCGCTGTTCGCCGATTCGCCCTTCACCGAAGGCGCGCCGAACGGCTACCAGAGCTACCGCTCGCACATCTGGACCGATACCGACAACGACCGCACCGGCATGCTCGACTTCGTGTTCGAAGACGGCTTCGGCTACGAGCGCTACGTCGACTACCTGCTCGACGTGCCGATGTACTTCTCCTACCGCGATGGCAAGTACAACGATGCCAGCGGCCAGAGCTTCCGCGATTTCATGGTCGGCAAGCTGCCGGTGCTGCCGGGCCAGCTGCCCACGCTGCGCGACTGGTCGGACCACATGACCACCGCCTTCCCCGAAGTGCGGCTAAAAAAGTACCTAGAAATGCGCGGTGCCGATGCCGGCCCGTGGAGCCGCCTGTGTGCATTGCCGGCGTTCTGGGTGGGCCTGCTGTACGACGATGCCGCACTGGATGCGGCCTGGGACCTGGTGCGTGATTTCAGCCTGGTCGAGCGCAATGTCCTGCGCGACGGCGTGCCGAAGCATGGGTTGAAGCTGCCGTTCCGCAACGGCACCGTGCTGGACCTGTCGCGCGAGGCGCTGAAGATCGCCGTGGCCGGCCTCAAGCGCCGCGCCGCGCGCAACGCCGATGGCCAGGACGAAAGCAAGTTCCTGGACGTGCTGCAGGAGATCGTCGATTCCGGGCTGACCCCGGCCGACCGCAAGCTGGCGCTGTTCCACGGCGAGTGGGGCGGCAACATCGATCCGGTGTTCAAGGAATTTGCGTACTGA
- a CDS encoding prolyl oligopeptidase family serine peptidase: MDGTLLDVQVHRPASAGKVPLLVFIDGSLCIPSTLNDSVAWLQRQVDGPHPSPWPSSKRPSPSSLRPVAESMQDMVCAANGTPTTCRQEPRARMDTIRAEPVPGKDWMGEANTFAVWAGRLDAVEANVLRDLRAPLLVVHGERDGSVPVASARKLATAMQGAGVTFRYVEVPGMRHSLWSTLTEARALELHRDVLDWLRSKASGEGDSEG, encoded by the coding sequence GTGGACGGAACCCTTCTGGATGTACAGGTGCACCGGCCTGCGTCGGCGGGAAAGGTGCCGTTGCTGGTCTTCATCGATGGCTCGCTGTGCATTCCGTCCACGCTCAACGACAGCGTGGCGTGGCTTCAGCGGCAGGTGGACGGCCCGCATCCTTCGCCTTGGCCGTCATCGAAAAGACCGTCACCGTCGTCCCTCCGCCCGGTGGCCGAATCGATGCAGGACATGGTGTGTGCAGCCAATGGCACGCCAACCACCTGCCGCCAGGAACCGCGCGCCCGGATGGACACCATCCGCGCCGAGCCGGTGCCCGGCAAGGACTGGATGGGCGAGGCCAACACCTTCGCGGTCTGGGCCGGTCGCCTGGATGCGGTGGAGGCCAACGTGCTGCGGGATCTGCGTGCCCCGTTGCTGGTGGTGCACGGTGAGCGCGACGGCTCGGTGCCGGTGGCGTCGGCGCGGAAGCTGGCCACGGCGATGCAGGGGGCGGGCGTTACCTTCCGCTACGTGGAGGTGCCCGGCATGCGGCATAGCCTGTGGAGTACGCTCACCGAGGCACGGGCGCTCGAGTTGCACCGGGACGTGCTCGACTGGTTGCGTAGCAAGGCGTCTGGCGAGGGCGACAGCGAAGGGTAG
- a CDS encoding LysR substrate-binding domain-containing protein has translation MLPVESLNGLVTFVTTARSGTFTEAAETLGISRSAVGKAIARLEERLGVRLFHRTTRRISLTADGQAYFASCATALEEIASAEACLGSASHLPAGRLRIDMPSSFGRLMILPVLLRICAEHPELQLTMTFTDHFVDPVEEGIDLLIRFGGLDQAQHLVARRLGTQRLITCASPAYLGTHGTPATVDDLHAHRSIVGYRYGQPVAWRIGEDAGQARFIPSGTHQLNDGDAVIEAAIAGLGICQMPHFLVKRHLQTGALQQVLGQCMQHHVEIHALWPQTRHLRPKVRYVVDALATLADAGAFD, from the coding sequence ATGCTGCCGGTGGAATCGTTGAACGGGCTCGTCACCTTCGTCACCACGGCGCGCTCGGGCACCTTCACCGAAGCGGCGGAGACCCTGGGGATCTCGCGCTCGGCGGTCGGCAAGGCGATCGCGCGGCTGGAAGAGCGGCTGGGCGTGCGGCTGTTCCATCGCACCACCCGGCGCATTTCGCTCACCGCCGATGGCCAGGCCTACTTCGCCTCCTGCGCCACCGCGCTGGAAGAGATCGCCTCGGCCGAGGCGTGCCTGGGCTCGGCCTCGCACCTGCCTGCAGGGCGCCTGCGCATCGACATGCCGTCCTCGTTCGGGCGGCTGATGATCCTGCCGGTGCTGCTGCGCATCTGTGCCGAACACCCCGAACTGCAGCTCACGATGACCTTCACCGACCACTTCGTGGACCCGGTCGAAGAAGGCATCGACCTGTTGATCCGCTTCGGTGGGCTGGACCAGGCCCAGCACCTGGTCGCGCGACGGCTGGGCACCCAGCGGTTGATCACCTGTGCCTCGCCGGCCTACCTGGGCACGCACGGCACGCCCGCCACCGTGGACGACCTGCATGCGCATCGCAGCATCGTCGGCTATCGGTACGGCCAGCCGGTGGCGTGGCGGATCGGAGAAGACGCCGGGCAAGCGCGCTTCATTCCCAGCGGCACCCACCAGCTCAACGATGGCGATGCGGTGATCGAGGCGGCCATCGCCGGCCTGGGCATCTGCCAGATGCCGCACTTCCTGGTGAAGCGACACCTGCAGACGGGCGCGTTGCAGCAGGTGCTGGGCCAGTGCATGCAGCACCATGTGGAGATCCACGCGCTATGGCCGCAGACCCGGCACCTGCGCCCGAAGGTGCGCTACGTGGTGGATGCGCTGGCGACACTGGCCGATGCCGGTGCGTTCGACTGA
- a CDS encoding YqcC family protein → MGLTDFWKRPPVPAVPLRDALVDQIEQALRALGWLQGPVGAPRHVDSPFGIDEMPFEQWLVQVFLPRLQEARRDGQWPPQSQVAVAARRNLDGQDECEPLLQLLAQLDHDINTGVAPARDRL, encoded by the coding sequence ATGGGACTGACCGACTTCTGGAAGCGTCCGCCAGTGCCGGCCGTGCCGCTGCGTGATGCGCTGGTCGACCAGATCGAGCAGGCGTTGCGTGCGCTCGGCTGGTTGCAGGGGCCGGTCGGCGCACCGCGCCACGTCGATTCACCGTTCGGCATCGACGAGATGCCGTTCGAACAGTGGCTGGTGCAGGTCTTCCTGCCGCGGCTGCAGGAAGCACGCCGCGACGGACAATGGCCGCCGCAGAGCCAGGTTGCGGTGGCGGCGCGGCGGAACCTGGATGGCCAGGACGAATGCGAGCCCTTGCTGCAGCTGCTTGCGCAGCTGGACCATGACATCAACACCGGCGTCGCGCCTGCGCGCGACCGCCTCTGA
- a CDS encoding metal/formaldehyde-sensitive transcriptional repressor encodes MPHSPEEKKKVLARVRRIRGQCDALDRALDAGAECGPVLQQIAAIRGAVNGLMSEVMEAHLREEFGQPAQSDAQRAERVRDMSALIRSYLK; translated from the coding sequence GTGCCGCACTCCCCGGAAGAAAAGAAGAAGGTCCTGGCCCGTGTGCGCCGCATCCGCGGCCAGTGCGATGCGCTGGACCGGGCGCTGGACGCCGGGGCCGAGTGCGGGCCGGTGCTGCAGCAGATCGCGGCGATCCGCGGGGCGGTCAACGGGTTGATGTCCGAAGTGATGGAAGCCCACCTGCGTGAAGAATTCGGCCAGCCGGCGCAGTCCGATGCGCAGCGCGCCGAGCGTGTGCGCGACATGAGCGCGCTGATCCGTTCCTACCTGAAATAA
- a CDS encoding NAD(P)-dependent alcohol dehydrogenase — MSLAHGYAVHDQTAPLVPFSFERRPVAAGDVRIQILYSGICHSDLHQARDDWGNSKFPMVPGHEIIGRVTEVGAGVTAFKVGDFAGVGCMVDSCRHCAACDESLEQYCEKGATFTYNSTERDTGQPTFGGYSDHIVVEQRFVVKVSEKLDLKAAAPLLCAGITTYSPLRHWKVGPGQKVGIIGLGGLGHMGVKFAKAMGATVVMITTTPEKGADAKRLGADEVLVSRDPAQMQAHAGSFDFLLNTIPVSHDTNPYMGLLKRDATMCLVGVLTELDPPLMGAAMMFGRKHITGSAIGGMAETQEMMDFCAEHNIVSDVEVIDIKTVNEAWERMAKNDVRYRFVIDMATLEKAA; from the coding sequence ATGTCCCTCGCCCATGGTTATGCGGTGCACGACCAGACCGCCCCGCTGGTGCCGTTCTCCTTCGAACGTCGCCCGGTCGCCGCTGGCGACGTCCGCATCCAGATTCTGTACAGCGGCATCTGCCACTCCGACCTGCACCAGGCCCGCGACGACTGGGGCAACTCGAAGTTCCCGATGGTGCCGGGCCACGAGATCATCGGCCGGGTGACCGAAGTCGGCGCCGGTGTCACCGCCTTCAAGGTCGGCGACTTCGCCGGCGTCGGCTGCATGGTCGACTCGTGCCGCCATTGCGCGGCCTGTGACGAGTCGCTGGAGCAGTACTGCGAGAAGGGCGCCACCTTCACCTACAACAGCACCGAACGCGACACCGGCCAGCCCACCTTCGGCGGTTACTCGGACCACATCGTGGTCGAGCAGCGCTTCGTGGTGAAGGTGTCCGAGAAGCTCGACCTGAAGGCCGCCGCGCCGCTGCTGTGTGCCGGCATCACCACCTACTCGCCGCTGCGCCACTGGAAGGTGGGCCCCGGCCAGAAGGTAGGCATCATCGGCCTGGGTGGCCTGGGCCACATGGGCGTGAAGTTCGCCAAGGCGATGGGCGCCACGGTGGTGATGATCACCACCACTCCCGAAAAGGGCGCCGATGCTAAGCGCCTGGGCGCCGATGAAGTGCTGGTCTCGCGCGATCCTGCGCAGATGCAGGCCCACGCCGGCAGCTTCGACTTCCTGCTCAACACCATCCCGGTGAGCCACGACACCAACCCGTACATGGGCCTGCTCAAGCGCGACGCCACCATGTGCCTGGTCGGCGTGCTGACCGAACTGGACCCGCCGCTGATGGGCGCTGCGATGATGTTCGGCCGCAAGCACATCACCGGTTCGGCGATCGGTGGCATGGCCGAAACCCAGGAAATGATGGACTTCTGTGCCGAACACAACATCGTCAGCGACGTGGAAGTGATCGACATCAAGACCGTCAACGAAGCCTGGGAGCGCATGGCGAAGAACGACGTGCGCTACCGCTTCGTGATCGACATGGCCACGCTGGAAAAGGCGGCCTGA
- a CDS encoding SMI1/KNR4 family protein, translated as MHTLSDIEQATGQVFPPLYRQLDAEDRLGFGGPHPEWFKVVFPALQAAPPVLLYAYDYEPIARERLHEAWSDLTAADHYNPLRADMQLLPFAETGAGDVYCFWTNAPGFAEPPVLLVWHDDDRADLLAANYQDFLFRKMVESVLDLEDSLLDDGALADNLQRWLDTHRAWLRADQVQALETWFGQTEAIANGALHEDQADALIREVIGFERINERIPYVQA; from the coding sequence ATGCACACGCTTTCCGATATCGAACAGGCCACCGGCCAAGTCTTCCCGCCGCTCTACCGGCAGCTGGACGCCGAGGACCGGCTGGGCTTTGGTGGCCCGCACCCGGAGTGGTTCAAGGTCGTGTTTCCGGCCCTGCAGGCCGCACCGCCGGTGCTGCTGTATGCCTACGACTACGAGCCGATCGCGCGCGAGCGGCTGCACGAGGCGTGGTCGGACCTGACCGCCGCCGACCACTACAACCCGCTGCGCGCGGACATGCAGCTGCTGCCGTTTGCCGAGACCGGTGCCGGCGATGTGTACTGTTTCTGGACCAACGCACCGGGCTTTGCCGAACCGCCGGTGCTGCTGGTCTGGCACGACGACGACCGCGCCGACCTGCTGGCCGCGAACTACCAGGACTTCCTGTTCCGCAAGATGGTGGAGTCGGTGCTGGACCTGGAGGATTCGCTGCTGGACGACGGCGCGCTGGCCGACAACCTGCAGCGTTGGCTGGACACGCACCGCGCGTGGCTGCGTGCCGACCAGGTGCAGGCACTGGAGACGTGGTTCGGGCAAACCGAGGCCATCGCCAACGGCGCACTGCACGAAGATCAGGCCGATGCGCTGATCCGCGAGGTAATCGGGTTCGAGCGCATCAACGAGCGCATTCCCTACGTGCAGGCATGA
- the fghA gene encoding S-formylglutathione hydrolase — protein sequence MERIEHRAAFGGWQDVYQHRSQVLGCEMKVAVYLPPQAATHKLPVLYWLSGLTCTEQNFITKAGAQRYAAEHGVIMVAPDTSPRGDDVADAEGYDLGKGAGFYLNATEQPWAAHYRMYDYIVDELPALVEAHLPASGARSISGHSMGGHGALVIALKNPGRYRSVSAFSPIVAPTRVPWGQKAFTAYLGEDRSAWAAWDASELVATAEEKLLLLVDQGGGDEFLDTQLQPQWLQAACTAAGHPLQLRLQPGYDHSYYFISTFIGDHIAHHAKALHA from the coding sequence ATGGAACGCATCGAACATCGCGCCGCCTTCGGCGGTTGGCAGGACGTGTACCAGCACCGCTCGCAGGTGCTGGGTTGCGAGATGAAGGTGGCCGTGTACCTGCCACCGCAGGCGGCTACGCACAAACTGCCGGTGCTGTATTGGTTGAGCGGCCTGACCTGCACCGAGCAGAACTTCATCACCAAGGCGGGCGCGCAACGCTACGCGGCCGAGCACGGGGTGATCATGGTGGCCCCGGACACCAGCCCGCGCGGTGACGACGTGGCCGACGCCGAGGGCTACGACCTGGGCAAGGGCGCAGGCTTCTATCTCAACGCCACCGAGCAGCCGTGGGCGGCGCACTACCGCATGTACGACTACATCGTGGACGAACTGCCGGCGCTGGTGGAAGCGCATCTGCCGGCAAGCGGTGCGCGCAGCATCAGCGGGCATTCGATGGGCGGCCACGGTGCGCTGGTGATCGCGCTGAAGAACCCCGGCCGCTACCGCAGCGTGTCGGCGTTCTCGCCGATCGTGGCACCCACCCGCGTGCCGTGGGGCCAGAAGGCGTTCACTGCGTACCTGGGCGAAGACCGCAGCGCCTGGGCGGCGTGGGACGCCAGCGAACTGGTGGCCACCGCCGAAGAGAAGCTGCTGCTGCTGGTGGACCAGGGCGGTGGCGATGAATTCCTGGACACCCAGCTGCAGCCGCAGTGGCTGCAGGCCGCCTGCACCGCCGCCGGCCACCCGCTGCAGCTGCGCCTGCAGCCGGGGTACGACCACAGCTACTACTTCATCAGCACGTTCATCGGCGACCACATCGCGCACCACGCCAAGGCGCTGCACGCCTGA